The Elgaria multicarinata webbii isolate HBS135686 ecotype San Diego chromosome 1, rElgMul1.1.pri, whole genome shotgun sequence genome has a window encoding:
- the EN2 gene encoding homeobox protein engrailed-2, which translates to MEENEQRPGDEGAEQQRQRQQQQEESSSGSDGEPSRRRAMLLPRVLQAPGNHPHQHPPHRITNFFIDNILRPEFGRRKDDGTCGGGSGGGGGGGGVNSEQPPPPPPPQQQQQQQLLGARSPSAAPTSGSLAEGGGGGGGGGSKALVAGKKGGDSGELDGALKSRGGGSSSGGGGGDLSLSSDSDSSQASSFPSGQPMLWPAWVYCTRYSDRPSSGPRSRKPKKKNPNKEDKRPRTAFTAEQLQRLKAEFQTNRYLTEQRRQSLAQELSLNESQIKIWFQNKRAKIKKATGNKNSLAVHLMAQGLYNHSTASKDGKSDSE; encoded by the exons ATGGAGGAGAATGAGCAGCGCCCGGGAGACGAAGGCGccgagcagcagcggcagcggcagcagcagcaagaggagtCGAGCAGCGGCAGCGACGGGGAGCCCAGCCGGCGAAGGGCGATGCTCCTGCCCCGGGTGCTCCAGGCGCCCGGCAACCACCCGCACCAGCACCCGCCGCACCGGATCACCAACTTTTTCATCGACAACATCCTGCGGCCAGAGTTCGGGCGGAGGAAAGACGACGGCACCTGcgggggaggcagcggcggcggcggcggcggcggcggcgttaactcggagcagccgccgccgccgccgccgccgcagcaacagcagcagcagcagctcctcggCGCCCGGAGCCCCTCGGCGGCGCCGACCTCCGGTTCCCTGGccgaaggaggcggcggcggcggcggcggcgggtccAAAGCGCTGGTCGCGGGCAAGAAAGGAGGCGACTCGGGCGAGCTCGACGGAGCCTTGAAGTCCCGCGGCGGGGGCAGcagtagcggcggcggcggcggcgatctGTCGCTCAGCTCGGATTCGGACAGCTCCCAGGCCAGCTCCTTCCCCAGCGGGCAGCCCATGCTGTGGCCCGCCTGGGTGTACTGCACCCGCTACTCGGACAGGCCTTCGTCAG GACCCAGATCCCGCAAACCAAAGAAGAAGAACCCCAACAAGGAGGACAAGCGGCCCCGGACCGCGTTCACCGCCGAACAACTGCAAAGACTCAAAGCGGAGTTTCAGACGAACCGATACTTGACCGAGCAGAGGAGGCAGAGCCTGGCTCAAGAACTCAGCCTCAACGAGTCTCAGATCAAAATCTGGTTTCAGAACAAACGGGCCAAAATCAAGAAAGCCACCGGCAACAAGAACTCCCTGGCGGTTCACCTCATGGCACAAGGACTGTACAACCACTCCACGGCCTCGAAAGACGGCAAGTCAGACAGCGAGTAG